TGACTCCGTCTTTATGGCGAGAGGTGGCCTCTTGTATAACACGCCGAGAAAAATCATTTTCAAACTCAAGTTTTCTTATCCAGAAGTTAGTCGGCTTGAGGAAAACAACTGGAGTTCTTTCAGCTTCTACCAGCACAGGTATAGCTGGATTAGTATAAATTTCTGTTTCGTGTTTGCCTGCTAAGAAAACATTGAAAGCATAGCTCAAGTAAAGGTTGTCTGTGCCGCCTTCAGGGTTGAGGTAATTTATTTTATATTTAGAACGGTCCCTGGGACAGCGAAAGATATCCTCATTTTTAACATAGGGGAAGATCGAAGAAACATAATCATTGGGCTCATTAGGCCAATAACCGTTATAATCGGCTACATACATTGACATAACTGCTGTTAGGGAGGCCACATTGCTGCGGCAGTCGCTTTCTTTGTTGAAAATCATCAGATCTTCTTTGTCTATCTCTTTGAATGTTAAAAAAAGACCCCATCCGATGATTATAAGCACCACAAGCAAAGGGAGCACCACGTCTTTTATTTTTTCTATCATTCTCAGTCACCTCTTACTGAGTTTTAAAGAACTTGCTCTGAGTAAATACTAAGATATTTAAACTCAGATCTCAATAGAATCTGCTATAACCATAATTATAAAAGCCAGAAATTTATTTGCTCGAGTTGTGTTAGAAAGGAGAAGGAAAGGGTTGTCTTTGCCGCAAACTACAGAAGAGTGGATTCAGGGGGTAGAGAAGGTTATAGAAGGCTACTAAATCTACAAGTAGTAATTAAGATATATTTTGCTTTCTTTTGTTTGTCCCGACGACTAAGGTTGTTGAGACTTTGAGGGGGCAAGTTTGTGAAAAATGGACCAATATCCATTTGAAGCTAAAAATAAGTTTATTTTAATTAACCTTTGCCCGTTTTTACATTTCATAACTTTTCACAAAGGCTTTTAAACAATTCCAAAATAGAAATACCCAGCATCAAGCTTAAAGGCAAAGTCGGGAACAAAGTAGGCGGGAGCTTTAAAAGAAAATTCAAAATTGAGGTTAAAAGTTATCACGCGCACTTTTTTGTGAGCGAAACTCGCCTCTGAAGTTTTTGATCTGAATTTCTTGCTCCTCTTTTGGTAAAAAAGTATACTAACAGCAAATGCTTAATCCAAAATTGCGCTTTCGGTACAGTATTGTCAAAGAAGCAGAAAACTGGGTCAATCTCGCCAAGGATAAAAACGACACTTACGGAATACCTTATGAAGAGATAGTAGCCCCGATGCCGGAGAAAATTTTGCGTTTTATCGAATCGCATAATCGCAAGGAGTCGATAGCCCACGTGAGTCAATTTTTGCGTCAGGATCCACGAAGACCGTTGAAAGAACTATTTATTCGGCAGAAAATCAAAAGCCTTGGGGCTATTTGGGAAAAATTAGGTGAAGAGTTGATAAAAAAATTGACTCGGCTCGTGGGTAAACAATTTAAGCAAAAAGAGCTCACCGCCTATATCACCCACCTTTTTATTTGTGATTATAACTACGAGAAAGGCTACTTTTTCCTGAGCTTACATCACTCAGATGCTTTGAACTTTTCGGTAATCGCTCACGAGCTTTTTCATTTTTTGTTCTATGACCACTACCATGATTGCTGTTTGCAAAAAGGCTTGTCGGAAACCCAGTTTCAGGATCTTAAAGAGGCAATGACAGTTCTGCTTAATACTGACCAGTTTTCCTCCCTTCTTCTGGTTGAGGACCAAGGTTATCCTCAACACCAACCCCTTCGCGATTTTATTTGGAGAGAATTTCGGAAGAAGAACGACTTTAAGAAAGTGGTGGAAAAAACCATAAAATTCTTAAAGAAAGAAAACCCTGAAACAAAAAACCTTGGGCTCTTGAGTGAGCCCAAGGATAGAGAAGAGCGTGTTCACACAGACTCTTCTTGGGTCTGTCGATAGAGGTCTTCCAACAGCCAGTGGAGGGTGGTGATGACGTGGATACAGAAGTCTTCATCGAGAGCCCAGATGCTACCATGTTTTATGTCCGCATTGTAGGGGCATCCACCTCCGCAAAAACCAAGAGCTTCACATTCTTGGCACTGAGGCATAAGGAATGGTGAGCGCCGAGCCCACTCTCTCCAGTAAGGATGCTGAACCGGATCCAGTGTCTCTGTGAAAGGTACAAAATATCGGCCTGATCCTGTATACCCATGGCAT
This portion of the bacterium genome encodes:
- a CDS encoding SPASM domain-containing protein — encoded protein: MRKVKAFVEGLIYDRDCCGCGRQVVFTPTGEVGVCHGYTGSGRYFVPFTETLDPVQHPYWREWARRSPFLMPQCQECEALGFCGGGCPYNADIKHGSIWALDEDFCIHVITTLHWLLEDLYRQTQEESV